One segment of Sulfobacillus thermosulfidooxidans DSM 9293 DNA contains the following:
- a CDS encoding DUF5666 domain-containing protein, giving the protein MKQKFSMSRRTAGWLMALLVAFVVVHYAYQKTPSALTRAVTGQPAIQVALRGEITNLNANTVALTLEDPHGDLTTLSRTVQLTDHTQYVMPGEPPLTGASGLKYLQKGYRVFVKGQGTADNQVIAQVIHVSFPPINGMVSALSPSLLTVKVPNQPQLANIALTSHTAIYVPEGDWSKLQVGAPVRVWVIPTTNGNTSGLTALSVMVLSPAKTSATSLKP; this is encoded by the coding sequence ATGAAGCAGAAATTTTCTATGTCCCGAAGAACTGCAGGATGGTTAATGGCGTTGTTGGTGGCTTTTGTGGTAGTGCACTATGCCTATCAGAAAACTCCCAGCGCTTTGACTCGCGCGGTCACAGGCCAACCCGCTATCCAAGTGGCGCTACGGGGTGAAATTACGAATCTTAATGCCAATACGGTGGCCTTAACATTAGAGGATCCCCATGGCGATTTAACAACATTGTCGCGCACAGTACAATTAACCGACCATACCCAATATGTCATGCCAGGGGAACCGCCATTAACAGGCGCCAGTGGTCTCAAATACTTGCAAAAAGGTTATCGTGTATTTGTCAAAGGTCAAGGAACCGCTGATAATCAAGTCATAGCCCAAGTCATTCATGTGTCGTTTCCACCCATTAACGGCATGGTCAGTGCCTTAAGTCCGTCCTTACTCACCGTCAAAGTGCCCAATCAGCCGCAACTCGCGAATATTGCCCTGACGTCTCATACCGCTATTTATGTTCCCGAAGGGGATTGGAGCAAATTACAGGTCGGTGCTCCCGTTAGAGTGTGGGTCATTCCGACTACCAATGGCAATACCTCGGGTCTCACCGCCTTATCGGTAATGGTTTTGTCGCCGGCCAAAACATCGGCCACATCATTGAAACCGTAA
- a CDS encoding alpha/beta fold hydrolase, with protein sequence MDRIYLFHGFMGTAQSHFAQQISIWQDAFEVIPMDLPGHGSNPLDAPRPYFSSALSWIMDVIAVHGRGHLVGLSLGASLAIHVAVKNPGLCQSIVLTGYSPFIPDELEPLMRQQYEQFQRIERENPQVVHEFLTLHGTRWKNTLMAVLDDMTFHYPRVDDQAVKNLRVPTLVLNGSQEAYERHAASYLADIGNPLLQVGLIPGAGHVANRQKPAIYNTVVQDFWASLPVMD encoded by the coding sequence TTGGACCGCATTTATTTGTTTCATGGCTTTATGGGTACAGCACAGAGCCATTTTGCCCAGCAAATCAGCATCTGGCAGGATGCCTTTGAGGTGATTCCCATGGATTTGCCAGGACATGGTTCCAATCCCTTGGATGCCCCCCGTCCCTATTTTTCTTCTGCGCTTTCGTGGATAATGGATGTTATTGCCGTTCACGGTAGAGGACATCTCGTCGGATTGTCGTTAGGCGCGTCTTTGGCCATACATGTGGCCGTAAAAAACCCGGGTCTCTGTCAAAGCATCGTGTTAACTGGCTATTCGCCCTTTATTCCGGATGAACTCGAACCCTTAATGCGTCAACAATATGAACAGTTTCAACGCATTGAACGAGAAAATCCCCAAGTTGTTCACGAATTTCTTACGCTTCACGGCACACGCTGGAAAAATACATTAATGGCGGTTCTTGATGATATGACTTTTCATTATCCCCGTGTCGACGATCAGGCCGTGAAAAATCTTCGCGTTCCCACCCTCGTGCTCAATGGCTCACAAGAGGCCTACGAACGCCATGCCGCCAGTTATTTGGCCGATATCGGTAATCCTCTTTTGCAAGTCGGCCTCATTCCCGGAGCAGGACATGTCGCCAATCGGCAAAAACCTGCTATTTACAACACCGTGGTCCAAGATTTCTGGGCCAGCTTGCCTGTAATGGATTAA
- a CDS encoding purine-cytosine permease family protein, translated as MMASEELVEPLGIEWVPSAKRHGKPSQLFSLWFSANLGMPAWLVGVLGPVLGLDLGQTLFAIILGNIIASLLVGLTAKAGTGQGLAQLPLSRSIFGRRGNYLPSFLNTLSAIGWYTINTAVGGEAMAKLIHIPLALGLFFVAAGQIALGYLGYDIIHRFERVMVYVQGVLFILMSYEVVHHLPRLAHVHAGNYGDFLLELAAVVSYSFSWAPYASDYGRYLPESTAPQRVFWATFWGTFLGTVWVECIGAVVGALGWGNLSPIGMVQNLMGPLTGFALLAIIFGTMTADAINGYTATLSLLTLDIPIRRTQAAIFLGAVGWLVAWLANSHLLSDYENFLLLLSYWVAPWVGIVLVAAHQGLINKDRALLAKGVDAAAIGGFLVGIVAVIPFMSTILFEGPVAKMLDNGDTGYYAGMLVGALVYYLLLRLRKSAALSHSLS; from the coding sequence ATGATGGCTTCGGAAGAACTCGTAGAACCCCTAGGAATTGAATGGGTGCCTTCGGCAAAAAGGCATGGGAAACCCTCGCAATTATTTTCATTGTGGTTCTCGGCAAACTTAGGAATGCCTGCCTGGTTGGTTGGCGTTTTAGGCCCCGTATTAGGCTTGGATTTGGGTCAAACGCTCTTTGCTATTATTTTAGGAAATATTATCGCGTCTCTTTTAGTTGGATTAACGGCCAAAGCGGGAACGGGCCAAGGATTAGCTCAATTGCCTCTGAGCCGCAGTATTTTCGGGCGCCGTGGTAATTATTTGCCTTCCTTTCTAAATACCCTATCGGCTATCGGCTGGTACACGATTAATACAGCCGTTGGCGGAGAGGCCATGGCGAAATTAATACACATTCCGTTGGCCCTCGGATTATTTTTCGTTGCCGCGGGGCAAATCGCGCTAGGATATTTAGGCTATGACATCATTCATCGATTTGAACGCGTCATGGTGTATGTTCAAGGTGTGTTATTTATCTTGATGAGCTATGAAGTGGTTCATCATTTGCCGCGCCTCGCTCACGTACATGCTGGCAATTACGGAGATTTTTTGTTGGAATTGGCTGCGGTTGTCTCCTATTCGTTTAGCTGGGCGCCTTATGCATCCGATTATGGTCGTTACTTACCAGAAAGCACCGCACCCCAACGCGTGTTCTGGGCGACATTTTGGGGGACCTTTTTGGGAACTGTGTGGGTCGAATGTATCGGTGCCGTGGTCGGAGCATTAGGTTGGGGCAATTTGAGTCCCATTGGCATGGTGCAAAACTTGATGGGGCCATTAACCGGTTTTGCCCTGCTCGCGATTATATTTGGCACAATGACAGCGGATGCCATTAACGGCTATACCGCAACTTTGTCCCTATTAACGCTGGATATTCCCATCCGCCGCACTCAGGCTGCGATTTTCTTGGGAGCGGTGGGCTGGCTTGTGGCGTGGTTGGCCAATTCCCATTTGCTGTCTGATTATGAAAACTTCTTATTGCTCCTCAGTTATTGGGTCGCGCCATGGGTGGGAATTGTGTTAGTTGCCGCCCACCAGGGATTGATTAATAAAGACCGTGCATTATTGGCCAAAGGCGTGGATGCCGCGGCGATTGGCGGATTTCTTGTAGGAATTGTGGCGGTCATTCCTTTTATGTCGACGATACTTTTTGAAGGACCGGTCGCCAAAATGTTAGACAACGGGGACACGGGATACTACGCGGGTATGCTCGTTGGGGCGTTAGTTTATTATCTCCTATTGCGGCTTCGCAAATCGGCTGCGCTATCGCATTCGTTATCCTAA
- a CDS encoding VOC family protein produces MDMAYKFFGVDHVQLAGPQGCEAEARKFFVDLLGWEEIPKPEPLRQRGGVWFQCGAHQVHIGIQKDFIPATKAHPAFHVENISELRDYLLQKNVNVMNDDVRADEGVKRFYLNDPFGNRLEFVERL; encoded by the coding sequence ATGGATATGGCGTATAAGTTCTTTGGGGTCGACCACGTTCAATTGGCAGGTCCTCAAGGGTGCGAAGCCGAAGCACGCAAGTTTTTTGTTGACCTGTTGGGTTGGGAGGAAATCCCCAAACCTGAACCTCTTCGCCAGCGTGGAGGGGTATGGTTCCAATGTGGCGCACACCAAGTACATATTGGCATTCAAAAGGATTTTATTCCTGCAACCAAAGCACACCCCGCATTTCATGTGGAAAACATCAGCGAGTTACGAGATTATCTGTTGCAGAAAAACGTCAACGTCATGAATGACGATGTTCGTGCCGATGAAGGCGTCAAACGCTTCTATCTGAACGATCCGTTTGGAAACCGTCTTGAATTCGTAGAGCGGCTCTAA
- a CDS encoding WD40/YVTN/BNR-like repeat-containing protein: MAFLRASYWMVGLLGMGILAGCGFNAFQVPRHPSHISLRPSLQHVVPKSHTPSVPSPTSSDMMPHTLLLQLGALSVRVPNIWKAQSHTLLSPGARQMIAVSNSAHLTMTLDPLSRSTVFQLLPQLPKPQGLTKNPWNQSPYFTETVDYIDGEIYVTMSDVSTSGSRYVLNLYMPKTEATTAWTIIKSIKAPVPLDLSQGIRLLLAQTRLSSTPPEATWSMGQDRWLLVGGEPATAQEPFFLLRSQDGGKNWNLINYTHWTAVPYQVFPNTVGNPAIVFWNAQDGLIAQPSYATPQLLLFRTTNGGMSWNESRLDCPSQPRLGKAPSITLMGHGHVTVSVLLRSGKTFTVSSQNHGISWQS, encoded by the coding sequence ATGGCATTCTTGAGGGCATCCTATTGGATGGTAGGACTTTTAGGGATGGGGATACTGGCGGGATGCGGATTTAATGCATTCCAAGTTCCACGCCATCCTTCCCATATCTCCCTGCGTCCGTCTTTGCAGCATGTTGTACCCAAAAGCCACACACCATCAGTTCCATCACCGACGTCATCTGACATGATGCCGCATACACTACTTCTCCAATTGGGAGCGTTGTCAGTTCGGGTCCCGAACATCTGGAAAGCTCAGTCTCACACGCTGTTATCCCCTGGAGCACGGCAAATGATTGCGGTTTCGAACTCAGCTCACCTAACCATGACCTTAGATCCCTTGAGCCGGTCCACGGTCTTCCAATTGCTCCCCCAGCTACCTAAACCCCAGGGACTTACGAAAAACCCATGGAATCAAAGTCCATATTTTACCGAAACCGTAGACTATATTGACGGCGAGATTTACGTGACCATGTCCGATGTGAGCACCTCCGGTTCCCGGTATGTATTGAATCTATACATGCCTAAAACCGAAGCGACTACGGCATGGACCATTATCAAATCCATTAAGGCACCTGTTCCCTTAGACCTGTCTCAAGGAATTCGTCTGTTGCTAGCTCAAACTCGGTTGTCTAGCACGCCTCCTGAGGCCACGTGGTCCATGGGACAGGACCGCTGGTTGTTGGTGGGCGGCGAGCCGGCTACCGCCCAGGAGCCCTTTTTTCTTTTACGATCCCAAGATGGTGGGAAAAACTGGAATCTCATTAATTATACCCATTGGACGGCGGTGCCCTACCAGGTTTTTCCTAACACCGTGGGAAATCCCGCGATCGTATTTTGGAATGCGCAAGATGGCCTGATTGCCCAGCCGTCGTACGCAACGCCGCAACTCCTTCTTTTCCGAACTACGAATGGGGGCATGTCATGGAACGAGTCACGACTGGATTGTCCTAGCCAACCCCGTCTCGGAAAGGCACCATCCATCACCCTAATGGGTCATGGTCATGTGACCGTCTCCGTTTTGCTACGCTCAGGAAAAACCTTTACAGTGTCTAGTCAAAATCATGGAATCAGCTGGCAGTCATAA